In Acidobacteriota bacterium, the DNA window TGATGAATGGGCGAGGTGAACAACCACACAACAGCCATCTGACCGATTGAGACGACCATCACGTTCATCAGTTGAAATTGCAGGCCGCTCATCTGTTTTCTGAGATAGATCCACCGATAGTCTTCGCCGCCGATCCAGTACCCTCCCTTGAGGGCATAATTAAACGTCAATCGTATCCCCCAGACTGTGGCCAGCATGGTCATCACGTTGACCCGAGCCGATTGAAACTCCAGATCCACAGCAACGATCAGGCAGTAAACCGCCGGAACAACCGACCACAGCCGGTCCACCCAGGAATACTCCCTTGTCAGGATTGAAAGCACCCAGCACGCAATGGCCAGAACGATGCACAAATCCAGCGCGATACCGTACGGGGTGCCTACGAGCGGATGGTCAACAAAGTTGAGGACGTTCATATTGACAATGAAGTGGCGGCGGGCTTCAGGTATGTGAATCTTCCTCGAGGATGCCCGATAAAACGACTGGCGCACGGTCCGGGAATTGGGCAACCAGGGAAAGGTTCCCTCCCATCGCTTCTACGGTCTCCCGTAGCGTGGACAACAGCAGATCACTCCGCTTCTCGAGCCGCGAGACGCCATCCTGCGTGATTCCAAGCCGACTCGCCAAGCGTACCTGCGTGAGCTTGCGGGCCTTGCGAAGCTCGCGTAGAGTCATTTCCTCTGCAATCAACTCCGCAGCGCGCACCTCCACCTTCTTGCGCTGAGTGGTGCTCAGGTTCCTGATTTTGTCGTCTACGTTCACAGCCATGATTTCCTTTCCTTCTTCTTCAAACGGTCCAGATGGGCCTTGAAACGCTCATCGGCCTTGCGGACCAACCTGCGGTAGAACCGGTTTTTACTCTTCCCTGACTTGTCCCCTGCGACCAGCAGGATCGCCTCCCGCTTGGTGTCGAAGGCGAAGGCAACTCTCCATTCGCCGTCCGCCGCACTGAACCGAATCTCCTTCATGTTCGCGTGCCGGGAACCGTTCAGCGTGTCCACCCGAGGCCGCCCCAATTGCGGCCCGAACCGCTGCAGAAGCCGCGACATCGCCAGAATCTCCGTCCGGACGTCATCGTGCAGATCGTCGAATTCCGGCTCAAATTCATCACCAATCGCAACTATCCAGGCCACATTCAAAGTATGTTATACACTACATATGATTTCAAATACATATTATAGTACCTTGAACTTATTCCGACACTAGGACAATACTTGTACATTGTTGAATATGAATAAGATATCGTTGATTTCCCGGTGGCAGACGCACTCAGGCAGGACCATTGTGCCGCCCTCGGAAACGTCGCAAGGCGGGGCCGCGGGCCGCTACGACGATCACTACTGCTGTTCAGATCCTGATAGGGATGGCAGGATCCTCGTTACGGAGGGAGAAACACCGACCCTGAAGTACCGGAGCCTATTCCAACCGGGAGCCCCCAGCCTGCCCGGATCGCGGCCCTGCAAAGGAACTACCCCATTGGAAAGTAGACACCCCTTGCTGGCGGCAGATACTGACCCACCCTCACGGCTTGATCAGAACCACGCCTTCCTTTTCAATCCGGGCGAACATCTTGCGGTACTCTTCCGAGCCGTCGTCGTCCCAGTATTCGGTGGTGAGGGGGGAGTCGTAGCTCATGGGGATGAGGCGCCAGCGGTCGGGGCGCACCATGAAGAGGGACCGCTCGGGGTCGGCGATGTTGTACATGCGGGTGCCGTTGGTAAAGCGGGTCTTGATGATCCACTTGGGTTGCTCGGGCAGTTTCAGCTTTTCCAGCCGTTCCAGTTCCGCCCGGTCCAGGGTCACCCCCAGCCCGGGCCGTTCCGGAACTTTGACAAATCCATTGACCGGATCGAGCCGCTCCTTGACCACATCCGACTTCTTGCTCTCGGAGGTGTTGACGAAGTGGAAGCTGGCCGTCTTGAAGGCCGAATGCATGTGGGCTGTCATGGCCCGGGTGATGTTTCCGCCGACGTTCTGCAGCATGAAGGGGATGTTGGCGGCCGCGAACAGGCCGGCCCGCCGCCGGGCGGTTCCGATCTTCTGGTGTCCCAGCATGTAGGCGTCGGCCGCCCGCCTCAGCACCTCGAAGGTGGCGCCCAATGGAGTGTGGTGGTAGACGATCGGCAGCCGGCAGCGCTTGCGCAGCTCGGCGTAGCCCTCGATGTCCCGTTCCTGCAGAGGATCCTCGAAACAGCCGGCGATGCGATACTTCGAGATGTTTTCCAGCAGCTCGAACATGTGGTCGTTGGTGCCGTGCATGGTGATGTCGTGGTGGATGCGGAACCCCTCGGGAGCTACCTCCTGCATGGCGTCCATCTGGTCCATCACGTTTTCGAAGGGCGAGAGGTGGTACTTCATCCAGGTGTAGCCCATGGACGAGAAGTTCTTGACGGCCTGGGCCATGCGCTTGGGATGGGTCGAGACCGTCCATGAGGCCACCGGCACCCAGCGGCGGTAGCGCTGCCCGAAGAGCTTGTAGACGGGGACTCCGGCCGCCTTGCCCATCAGGTCGTACATGGCCGTCCCCAATCCCAGCGAGTTTTCGTCCCCCACCCAGTCGAAGGGGCTGGTGCCGATGTATTTTTCGATGGTCTCCTCGGGCTCCGGACTTCCGCTCTCGCCCAGTCCGGTCAGGCCGGCGTCGGTATGCACCACGTAGATGGTCCGTTTCCAGGGACCGTAGAAGTGGTTGAGCTCATAGGCGATCCAGTCCACGAACTCCTCGGTGATGTTGTGGACCTCGATGTCGGTGACCCGGATGGATCCATGCCGGGATTCGGCTTCCTTTTTGGCCGCCCAGACCGGCCTCCAGCCGTTCAAGAGAAGGGCGCCGCCAAGACCTGCAAAAAAGCCGCGGCGGGTGAGAATGCCGGACTCGGATTCAGAATTTCTTCCGGAAGAGTTGGAATAGGGCATGGCCGACTCCATTTTTTTGACGAAAGCTGAAAGGAGCACTCATTATAGGCAGGTTTGCGCCAAGATGTCACAGTGGCCAAATTTCGACCGCTGAGAGATCAGATCTTGAACGGCAATTCTTCAGGCGCCATGCCCAACAAGCTACCCGTGAGATTCCCGACGTCATTGGCCCTGCTGGTGTTCATGGTCAATGCGTTTTTGGTCAGCGCCAGCGCGGCAGAGGTCAAGATCGCATCCTGGAACATCTACTGGCTCACCTCGGAGGACCCGGATCATCACAGACGCAAGGCCGGCGATTACACCCGGTTGGCCGGATACGCAAATGACCTGGACGCGGACGTCATCGCTTTGCAGGAAGTCGATGCGGGATTTGTCCGCAAGGTGTTTCCTCTGCAGCAGTACCGAATTGAACTATCGCACCGTGACGACACCAGGCAACGGACCGGCTTCGCGATCCGCAGGGGTATCCGATACCGGCGCCTGCCCGACTATCGAGAGCTGAGCACGAAATGGGGATTGCGCTACGGCACCGTGATCGAGTTGGAGGTGGGCGGCAGGAAAATCGACCTGATGTCGGTGCACCTGAAGTCCGGCTGCTTCGACCGGGACCTGGACCGCCCCGCAACCAGGAGTTGCCGCGAACTCAAGTCCCAGGTGAGGCCGCTCGAGTCATGGATCGACCGACGTTTGAAACGGGGCCGGGCCTTTGTTCTGCTGGGCGACTTCAATCGGCGCATGGACCGGCGGAGCGACGATCTCTGGCATTTTATTGCCGATGGCAATCCAAAGCCGATATACAGGGTCAACGCCGGCGAGAAGCCGAGGTGTTGGGGTGCCAGGTTCCCTGAATTCATCGATCACATTATTGTCGGACCGATCACGGGGAAAGCTGTGAAGCCCCGTTCATTCGAAGAATTGACCTATAGCGAGAGGAATTATTTCCGTTGGCGCAAGCGTCTTTCCGACCACTGTCCCATTTCCATACGGCTCGTTTTCTGAGGCAAGATATCCGCGACCCTCGGCAGCCCCTTCCCTCCCCTATCCCCCCAGGTTCTTCTCGTAGTCGTCCAACTGGTAGGCGTCCATCCAGTTGCCCGTTGGCGCCGGTTCATTGGGCAGGACGTATTTCAGCAGCTCCACGGCCTTGGCCAGCGAGTCGTCCACGGTGAGGTAGGGTTCCTCGCACTCGATGCTGAGGGGGCCGTCGTAGCCGGCCCGGCGCAGGCTGACGATGAAGTTGCGCCAGAAGAACTCGTCGTGGCCGTAGCCCAGGGTGCGGTAGCTCCAGGACCTCAGGTCCCACTCGTCGTAGTAGGCGCTGGACGCCAGGCCGTCGCGGGCGGTCAACCGCGGGTCCAGGGCCACGTCCTTGACGTGGCAGGTGTAGATGGCCTCGCCGATGGTCTCGACGAAAACGATGGGATCGATACCCTGCCACCACAGGTGGGAGGGGTCCAGGTTCATGCCGATGGTGGGCCCGACTTCCCGGCGGAGGCGCAGGAAGGTCTGGGTGTTGTAGACGCAATCGCCGGTATGGGGCTCGATGCACAGCTTGACCCCGTAGTCGTCGGCGATGGCGGCGGCCTTCTTCCAGTAGGGGATGATTCTTTCCTCCCACTGCCAGCGGTAGGCATCCTTCCACATGACGAAGGCGGAGTTGATGATCCAGTTGGGTGTCTGGTCGTCGGGACCGCCGGCGGGAGTGCCGGCCAGCAGGCTGATGTGGTGAACGTCCAACCGGCTGGCCAACTTGCAGGTGGCCACCAGGTCGGCATGGGCGCCCTCGGCGATGGCCGGGTTGGGATGGATGGGGTTGCCGTGGCAGCCGAAGGAACAGATCTGCATCTCCCTCTCTTCCAGGCTGCGCTTGAAGGCTTCGAACTCGGCTGGCGAGGATGCCAGCTTGACCGGGTCGTAGTGGACCTTGGGAATGTGCCCGCCGGCGCAGGCCTCGACCAATCGGATGCCGTGCTTCTTGCAGGAGTCCAGCATCTCCTCCCAGGATCTCTCCAGCATGCTTGCCGCCATCAATGCGATTTCCATGTTTGTCCCGTCCTCCTTTGAGTTGCGTCGAGCCCTGCGGAGCCCGACGGTCTCCTCCATTCTCTTCAGACCTGATCTTGATGTCTCAGCCGGGAGTGCCTCGGTCAGTACCTGTCCTTTTCTCCGAAGTGCGGCGGCGGGGTCAAAAAATGCCGGTTAATCCTCATCCACCCCATCTTCGTCGTCGGGCTCGCCTTCAAGAATCTTCATGGCTCTGCGGGCATCCGATTCCAGCACTTGGAGGCCCACGCCGCCAATGGTCGGGGCCCAGACCCAATTCATGCCGGCGATATGCTCATTGGTCAGTACGCACT includes these proteins:
- a CDS encoding XRE family transcriptional regulator, producing the protein MAVNVDDKIRNLSTTQRKKVEVRAAELIAEEMTLRELRKARKLTQVRLASRLGITQDGVSRLEKRSDLLLSTLRETVEAMGGNLSLVAQFPDRAPVVLSGILEEDSHT
- a CDS encoding type II toxin-antitoxin system RelE/ParE family toxin, which encodes MAWIVAIGDEFEPEFDDLHDDVRTEILAMSRLLQRFGPQLGRPRVDTLNGSRHANMKEIRFSAADGEWRVAFAFDTKREAILLVAGDKSGKSKNRFYRRLVRKADERFKAHLDRLKKKERKSWL
- a CDS encoding endonuclease/exonuclease/phosphatase family protein, with the translated sequence MNGNSSGAMPNKLPVRFPTSLALLVFMVNAFLVSASAAEVKIASWNIYWLTSEDPDHHRRKAGDYTRLAGYANDLDADVIALQEVDAGFVRKVFPLQQYRIELSHRDDTRQRTGFAIRRGIRYRRLPDYRELSTKWGLRYGTVIELEVGGRKIDLMSVHLKSGCFDRDLDRPATRSCRELKSQVRPLESWIDRRLKRGRAFVLLGDFNRRMDRRSDDLWHFIADGNPKPIYRVNAGEKPRCWGARFPEFIDHIIVGPITGKAVKPRSFEELTYSERNYFRWRKRLSDHCPISIRLVF
- a CDS encoding sugar phosphate isomerase/epimerase, whose translation is MEIALMAASMLERSWEEMLDSCKKHGIRLVEACAGGHIPKVHYDPVKLASSPAEFEAFKRSLEEREMQICSFGCHGNPIHPNPAIAEGAHADLVATCKLASRLDVHHISLLAGTPAGGPDDQTPNWIINSAFVMWKDAYRWQWEERIIPYWKKAAAIADDYGVKLCIEPHTGDCVYNTQTFLRLRREVGPTIGMNLDPSHLWWQGIDPIVFVETIGEAIYTCHVKDVALDPRLTARDGLASSAYYDEWDLRSWSYRTLGYGHDEFFWRNFIVSLRRAGYDGPLSIECEEPYLTVDDSLAKAVELLKYVLPNEPAPTGNWMDAYQLDDYEKNLGG
- a CDS encoding DUF2007 domain-containing protein; this encodes MLITIASFDHPIEANLAKTRLEAEGIECVLTNEHIAGMNWVWAPTIGGVGLQVLESDARRAMKILEGEPDDEDGVDED